From Canis lupus familiaris isolate Mischka breed German Shepherd chromosome 16, alternate assembly UU_Cfam_GSD_1.0, whole genome shotgun sequence, one genomic window encodes:
- the OR2R1 gene encoding olfactory receptor family 2 subfamily R member 1, whose product MRRDNLTWESEFVLLGLSSDRQTQVGFFVLFGAAYLLTLLGNGLIILLIGLDARLHLPMYFFLCNLSVVDICYTSSGVPQMLVHFLLEKKTISFIRCGAQLFFSLALGGTEFLLLAAMAYDRYVAVCDPLRYVAVMSPRCCVGLAAVSWLIGLVNSVVETVVTMRLPTCGHHVLNHVACETLALVRLACVDITLNQVFIVASSVVVLLLPCCLVSLSYAYIVAAILRIHSTGGRRKAFGTCASHLTVVSMSYGMALVTYMQPHSTASAQQDKVVVLFYAVVTPMLNPLIYSLRNQEMKAALSRVLMRSSESKL is encoded by the coding sequence ATGAGGAGGGACAACCTGACCTGGGAGAGTGAATTTGTCCTCTTGGGGCTCTCCAGCGACAGGCAGACCCAGGTTGGATTCTTTGTCCTATTTGGGGCCGCCTACCTGCTGACTCTGCTGGGCAACGGGCTCATCATCCTCCTGATCGGACTGGATGCACGACTGCACCtgcccatgtacttcttcctctgcaACCTCTCGGTGGTGGACATTTGCTACACCTCTAGCGGGGTCCCCCAGATGCTGGTGCACTTCCTCCTGGAGAAGAAGACCATCTCCTTCATCCGATGTGGGGCCCAGCTCTTCTTCTCACTGGCCCTAGGGGGTACCGAATTCCTGCTGCTGGCCGCTATGGCCTACGACCGCTACGTGGCTGTCTGTGACCCCCTGCGCTATGTAGCAGTGATGAGCCCAAGGTGCTGTGTTGGGCTGGCCGCTGTCTCTTGGCTCATAGGCCTGGTGAACTCTGTGGTGGAGACGGTGGTCACCATGCGCCTGCCCACCTGTGGGCACCACGTGCTGAACCACGTGGCCTGTGAGACTCTGGCATTGGTCCGCCTGGCCTGCGTGGACATCACCCTCAACCAGGTGTTCATCGTGGCCTCCAgtgtggtggtgctgctgctgccctgctgcctggTCTCACTGTCCTATGCCTACATTGTGGCTGCCATTCTGCGGATCCACTCCACCGGGGGACGTCGCAAAGCCTTCGGGACCTGTGCGTCCCACCTCACAGTGGTCTCCATGTCTTACGGGATGGCCCTGGTTACCTACATGCAGCCCCACTCCACGGCCTCTGCCCAGCAGGACAAGGTGGTGGTGCTCTTTTATGCCGTGGTGACCCCCATGCTGAATCCACTCATCTACAGTCTGCGCAACCAGGAGATGAAGGCTGCTCTGAGTCGAGTTCTGATGAGGAGTTCTGAATCAAAACTTTAG
- the TAS2R41 gene encoding taste receptor type 2 member 41 (The RefSeq protein has 1 substitution compared to this genomic sequence): protein MQPAVSAFFMLLFVLLCVLGILANGFIVLVLSRERMRRGRLLPSDVILLSLGASRFCLQCIGMMNNFYYYLHLEEYSTGPARQFFGLHWDFLNSATFWFGSWLSVLFCMKIASFTHPTFLWLRWRLPGSVPWLLGASLLISFLVTLLFFWGNHAVYQGFLIRKYPGNMTFQQWSRRLEIHYFLPLKFITLSVPCSVFLVSIALLINSLRRHRGRMRRSGHGLQDPSSQAHTRALKSLVSFLILYALSFASLVIDAAGFFCSQSDWYWPWQILIYLCTSVHPYILILSNLRLRGGCRQLLLLVRGSQLA, encoded by the coding sequence ATGCAGCCCGCCGTGTCCGCCTTCTTCATGCTGCTCTTTGTCCTGCTGTGTGTCCTGGGGATCCTGGCCAACGGCTTCATCGTGCtggtgctgagcagggagaggatGCGGCGGGGGAGGCTGCTCCCCTCCGACGTGATCCTCCTTAGCCTGGGCGCCTCCCGCTTCTGCCTGCAGTGCGTTGGGATGATGAACAACTTTTACTACTACCTCCACCTGGAGGAGTACAGCACGGGCCCGGCTCGGCAATTCTTTGGCCTCCACTGGGACTTCCTGAACTCGGCCACCTTCTGGTTCGGCTCTTGGCTCAGCGTCCTCTTCTGCATGAAGATCGCCAGCTTCACCCACCCCACCTTCCTCTGGCTGAGGTGGCGGCTCCCAGGCTCGGTGCCCTGGCTCCTCGGGGCTTCCCTCCTGATCTCCTTCCTCGTCACCCTGCTCTTCTTTTGGGGAAACCATGCCGTGTATCAAGGATTCCTAATCAGAAAATACCCCGGGAACATGACCTTCCAGCAGTGGAGCAGGAGGCTGGAAATTCACTATTTCTTGCCCCTGAAATTCATCACCTTGTCAGTGCCTTGCTCTGTCTTCCTGGTGTCCATCGCACTGTTGATTAATTCCCTGAGGCGACACAGGGGGAGGATGCGGCGCAGTGGCCACGGCCTGCAGGACCCCAGCAGCCAGGCTCACACCAGGGCTCTGAAGTCCCTCGTCTCCTTCCTCATTCTGTATGCTCTGTCCTTTGCGTCCCTGGTCATCGATGCTGCGGGTTTCTTCTGCTCGCAGAGTGACTGGTACTGGCCCTGGCAGATTTTAATCTACCTGTGCACCTCTGTCCATCCCTATATCCTCATCCTCAGCAACCTCCGGCTCCGAGGGGGGTGCAGGCAGCTACTTCTGTTGGTCAGGGGCTCCCAGCTGGCCTAG